In Paenibacillus protaetiae, the genomic stretch AGAAGAACCGATTTTATTCGTTCATGAAGACTTGCTTATCCGCTACAGGCTGCTGAAGGGACAATTTGTTGACCCGGCGCTGCTTCCGGTAATTCAGGAAGAAGACGACCGGCACCGGGCATACACGCTTGCGTGTGTCTATTTAGGAGCAAAGCCGCGGACGAGCAAGCAGATCGAACAATATTTGCGCCGCAAGGAGCTTGGTGAAAGCCATATTGCTTATGCGCTCCAACGTTTAGAAACAGAGCATTATGTGGATGATGAAGAATATGCCCGGCAATTTGCCAAACAGCGGATTCGTACCGCGCAAAAGGGCAGCCGCCTTGTAAAGCAGGAGCTTCAGCAGCGCGGCATATCTCGCCAAGCGGCGGAAGAAGCCGTAAATGCCATAGATGCCGGTGCCGAGCTCGCGGCAGCCAAAGCAGCCGCTGCCAAACGGTGGCGGGGGCTGAAAGGGGAACTGCCGGACCGCAAGCGAAAGCTGACCGCTTTTTTGATGCGGAGGGGTTTCGCCGGCGATTTGATTCGAGAAGCAGTAAGGTCGGCCGCAGCAGACGGCATCGACAGCGATGAAGACGCAG encodes the following:
- a CDS encoding RecX family transcriptional regulator, whose protein sequence is MTEDQQADNGLFITLVEQDRSERRRYRIYAGGEEPILFVHEDLLIRYRLLKGQFVDPALLPVIQEEDDRHRAYTLACVYLGAKPRTSKQIEQYLRRKELGESHIAYALQRLETEHYVDDEEYARQFAKQRIRTAQKGSRLVKQELQQRGISRQAAEEAVNAIDAGAELAAAKAAAAKRWRGLKGELPDRKRKLTAFLMRRGFAGDLIREAVRSAAADGIDSDEDAEDGLMLDN